The segment GGCCGTCTACCAGACGACCGACGGGTCGACCTTCGAAGTCGTGTTCGCCGCGGAGGCGGAGATCCCCGACTCCTGGCAGTCCCCCAAGAGCGGACAGGAGGGCCTCCTGCTCTCCGCCGACGGCAAGCGGGTCGACATCGACCGCGGTGACGTCAAGGTGCCGCGGACCCATTGGGACATGCTTCTGGAGCGACGCACGCGACCCGAGCTCGAGGAACTCCTGCAGGAGCGACTCGACTTCCTCCGGGCGCGGAAGGGCCAGCAGAAGATCGGCGCCTGACGCCCCTTCAGTCTGCCCGACACCCTTTTCCCCACGTAGAGCGCCGGTTCTGGGCCGGCGCTTTTTCGCGTGCCCGGACGATCGCGGTGAGCCTCAGGCGGCGCGACCCAGCCGACGAGCCCGCCGCGCCGATCGCCGCTCGCGCTTCCGCGCCTGGGCCGTGTCGCCGTATCCGGTGCCGATCAAGAGCACCCGGGCCAGCACGAGGGCTGCGACGCCAAAGAGCGAGACCAGCCCCTCGAGCGCTCCCCCGGCGGCGATGGCCGGCGTGATGCCCGTCCCGAGCTTCACCGTGCTGAGCAGGGTCCCCGGCTGGTACGCCGGGATGGAGTCGATCGTGCTGCCGTCGGCGGCGATGACCGCGCTGGAGCCGACGGTGGAGATGTTCACGAGCGGCCTGGACGACTCGATCGCCCGGAGGCGCGCGATGGCCAGCTGCTGCGAATTCTCGTCGGTCCGGCCGAAGTCGGCGTTGTTGGTCTGGGCCAGGATCACCTGG is part of the Frondihabitans sp. 762G35 genome and harbors:
- a CDS encoding RNA polymerase-binding protein RbpA, with amino-acid sequence MADRSLRGMRLGSQSLQSEEGVEFSPRKKAVYQTTDGSTFEVVFAAEAEIPDSWQSPKSGQEGLLLSADGKRVDIDRGDVKVPRTHWDMLLERRTRPELEELLQERLDFLRARKGQQKIGA